One window from the genome of Gambusia affinis linkage group LG14, SWU_Gaff_1.0, whole genome shotgun sequence encodes:
- the LOC122844000 gene encoding collagen alpha-2(XI) chain-like, translating into MIDNDVKSQHRPFPPFGKAAQSGPEVKKVTNGFQQDVDTEYSEAGHTATDTDYYYEEMVPQPDGEVIGQEEIPVQPQVEPALDGEELDATKTGGVGEEVFTEEYVTGDVGMKEYDYSYKDYSDPVPETGEADGYIGPALSAVTDEGGAGISGQKGEKGEPAVLEPGMLIEGPPGPEGPAGLPGPSGPSGPPGSVGDPGERGPPGRAGLPGADGVPGPPGTSVMLPFRFGQSGGDKGPVVSAQEAQAAAILSQARMALKGPPGPMGFTGRPGPLGNPGSPGLKGESGDPGSQGPRGPQGLLGPPGKSGRRGRAGADGARGMPGETGTKGDRGFDGLPGLPGDKGHRGDPGPMGLQGSPGEDGERGDDGDVGPRGLPGEPGPRGLLGPKGPPGISGPPGVRGNDGPHGPKGNLGPQGEPGPPGQQGTPGTQGMPGPQGAIGPPGEKGPTGKPGLPGMPGADGPPGHPGKEGPSGTKGNQGPNGPQGAIGYPGPRGIKGAQGIRGLKGHKGEKGEDGFPGIKGDFGVKGERGEIGVPGPRGEDGPEGPKGRVGPPGELGTIGLAGEKGKLGVPGLPGYPGRQGIKGSLGFPGFPGSNGEKGTRGVTGKQGPRGQRGPTGPRGQRGPRGATGKPGAKGTSGSDGPPGPPGERGLPGPQGANGFPGPKGPPGPPGKDGLPGHPGQRGEVGFQGKMGPPGPPGVVGPQGPSGETGPMGERGHPGPPGPPGEQGLPGQSGKEGTKGDPGPPGGPGKDGPPGLRGFPGERGLPGTPGGGGLKGGEGPAGPPGPAGSPGERGPAGTAGPVGPPGRPGPQGPPGPAGEKGVPGEKGPIGPAGRDGVQGPVGLPGPAGSPGVPGEDGDKGEVGEHGQKGAKGGKGEHGPPGPPGPMGPVGQPGPAGADGELGPRGQQGPFGAKGDDGTRGFPGAPGPIGLQGLPGPPGEKGETGDVGPLGPPGPPGPRGPAGPNGADGPQGPPGGLGNPGPLGEKGEPGEAGPPGVGGEPGKKGPRGERGEKGEAGQPGTAGPAGGRGRPGDDGPKGNPGPVGFPGDPGPPGEVGPRGQDGAKGERGEVNRESGSPGPPGENGPPGPPGKRGPAGTRGAEGRQGEKGTKGDPGAVGPPGKTGPVGPQGQPGKPGTEGLRGLPGSVGEQGAPGAAGQKGPPGPMGPPGLPGLRGEPGAKGEKGHQGLIGLIGPPGEQGEKGDRGLSGPQGSTGPKGEPGMAGGTGPLGPAGPPGLPGPQGVKGAKGATGGSGPKGEKGVQGPPGEPGPPGDVIQPIPIQRSPKSKRSIDASQLLPEFDPEMPASDTAGAEFLMGSEGMEEIFGSLNSLRQEIDMMRFPVGTQDSPARTCQDLHLSQPELKDGEYWIDPNQGCSRDSFKVFCNFTSGETCLHPRKGIDTVKMNTWTRETPGSWYSQFASGSKFSYVDSNGAPIAVVQLGFLRLLSVQARQNLTYHCHRSVAWADRSAKNNHKRALHFRGANDEELSYENNPYIKALIDGCSYRKGFDRTVLEINTPQLEHLPLLDIKVTDFGESNQQFGFELGPVCFQG; encoded by the exons CCCCAGGTAGAACCAGCCCTGGACGGAGAGGAGTTAGATGCCACAAAGACAGGCGGTGTGGGAGAAGAAGTCTTCACTGAGGAGTATGTGACTGGAGACGTGGGCATGAAGGAATATGATTATTCCTACAAAGACTACAGTGACCCAGTACCAGAGACCGGAGAGGCTGATGGCTACATTGGGCCCGCCTTGTCCGCTGTGACCGATGAGGGAGGC gCCGGCATCAGCGGCCAGAAAGGAGAGAAGGGAGAACCTGCTGTTTTGGAGCCT GGAATGCTGATTGAAGGTCCTCCAGGGCCTGAAGGACCTGCT GGGCTTCCAGGACCTTCTGGTCCTTCTGGACCCCCCGGCTCCGTGGGTGACCCTGGTGAGAGG GGTCCTCCTGGTAGGGCGGGACTGCCTGGTGCCGATGGAGTTCCTGGACCTCCTGGAACCTCAGTCATGCTGCCT TTCCGCTTTGGACAGAGTGGAGGAGATAAAGGTCCGGTTGTTTCTGCACAGGAAGCCCAGGCAGCAGCCATCTTGTCTCAGGCCAGG atGGCTCTGAAGGGACCACCTGGACCGATGGGATTCACTGGACGCCCAGGACCCCTG GGAAATCCAGGAAGTCCAGGTTTGAAAGGAGAGAGTGGAGACCCTGGTTCTCAG GGCCCCAGGGGTCCCCAGGGTTTGCTGGGTCCTCCAGGAAAATCTGGAAGAAGA GGTCGTGCTGGTGCTGATGGAGCCAGGGGAATGCCAGGAGAGACTGGAACCAAG ggtGATCGTGGTTTTGATGGCCTTCCTGGTTTGCCTGGTGATAAAGGGCACAGA GGTGACCCGGGTCCAATGGGACTGCAAGGATCTCCTGGAGAGGATGGAGAGAGG GGAGACGATGGAGACGTTGGACCTAGGGGTCTCCCAGGTGAACCC GGACCTCGTGGTTTGCTTGGCCCTAAAGGTCCTCCAGGAATCTCTGGACCTCCT GGTGTAAGAGGAAATGATGGACCTCATGGTCCCAAAGGAAACTTG GGTCCACAAGGTGAGCCAGGACCTCCAGGTCAGCAGGGAACTCCAGGAACTCAG gGAATGCCAGGACCGCAGGGGGCGATCGGACCACCAGGAGAGAAA GGTCCCACTGGAAAACCAGGTTTGCCTGGAATGCCAGGAGCTGACGGCCCTCCT GGTCACCCAGGAAAGGAGGGGCCTTCTGGCACTAAAGGAAATCAG GGTCCCAACGGTCCTCAGGGAGCGATTGGTTATCCTGGACCTCGTGGCATTAag GGAGCTCAAGGAATCCGGGGCCTAAAGGGTCACAAAGGAGAGAAG GGTGAAGATGGATTCCCAGGAATTAAGGGAGATTTTGGTGTCAAGGGAGAAagg GGTGAGATTGGAGTACCTGGACCTAGAGGAGAGGACGGTCCTGAGGGGCCAAAGGGTCGTGTTGGACCCCCTGGTGAGCTTGGAACAATTGGCCTCGCTGGGGAGAAG GGTAAACTTGGTGTACCTGGACTTCCTGGATATCCTGGAAGACAAGGaatcaag GGATCTCTTGGATTCCCTGGATTCCCAGGATCAAACGGAGAGAAAGGAACAAGG GGAGTTACTGGAAAACAGGGACCAAGAGGACAAAGAGGACCAACg GGCCCCAGAGGCCAGAGAGGCCCGAGAGGAGCAACTGGGAAACCAGGAGCAAAG GGAACATCTGGAAGCGACGgccctcctggtcctcctggagAGAGG GGCTTGCCTGGACCTCAGGGAGCCAACGGCTTCCCCGGCCCCAAAGGACCTCct GGACCACCAGGAAAAGATGGACTGCCTGGACATCCTGGACAGAGAGGAGAAGTT GGTTTCCAAGGTAAAATGGGTCCACCCGGACCGCCTGGAGTTGTTGGACCTCAG GGTCCGTCAGGAGAAACTGGCCCCATGGGTGAGCGGGGTCATCCTGGCCCCCCTGGTCCACCTGGAGAGCAGGGGCTCCCTGGTCAGTCAGGGAAAGAGGGCACTAAGGGCGACCCCGGGCCCCCAGGAGGTCCTGGAAAAGACGGGCCCCCAGGTCTGAGAGGTTTCCCCGGAGAGAGAGGACTTCCTGGAACCCCT GGTGGAGGAGGACTGAAAGGAGGAGAAGGACCTGCTGGGCCTCCTGGACCTGCT GGTTCTCCTGGTGAGAGGGGCCCAGCTGGAACTGCCGGACCTGTGGGGCCTCCGGGCCGACCCGGTCCTCAGGGGCCTCCTGGACCAGCTGGAGAGAAAGGAGTCCCA GGAGAAAAAGGACCTATTGGTCCAGCGGGTCGAGACGGAGTTCAAGGACCGGTGGGTCTGCCAGGTCCTGCTGGATCAcctggagtacctggagaggATGGTGATAAG GGTGAGGTTGGAGAACACGGTCAGAAAGGAGCCAAGGGAGGAAAAGGAGAGCAT ggtCCTCCTGGCCCACCTGGTCCAATGGGTCCAGTCGGTCAGCCTGGTCCTGCT GGTGCAGATGGGGAACTGGGGCCCAGGGGCCAGCAGGGGCCGTTTGGCGCTAAAGGTGATGATGGGACTCGAGGATTTCCAGGAGCTCCAGGACCAATCGGACTGCag GGACTTCCTGGGCCACCGGGTGAGAAGGGAGAAACTGGTGATGTTGGACCTCTG GGGCCTCCAGGACCTCCTGGACCTCGCGGCCCTGCTGGTCCCAACGGAGCCGAC ggtCCTCAAGGTCCTCCTGGTGGTTTAGGCAATCCTGGACCTCTTGGAGAGAAG GGAGAACCTGGTGAAGCTGGACCTCCTGGTGTTGGAGGAGAGCCTGGAAAGAAG GGGCCTCGTGGAGAGCGTGGAGAGAAAGGAGAGGCTGGACAACCTGGAACTGCTGgacctgcaggaggaagaggacgacCCGGAGACGACGGACCCAAAGGAAACCCA GGTCCTGTTGGTTTCCCTGGTGACCCCGGACCCCCTGGTGAGGTCGGACCCAGA GGTCAAGATGGGGCCAAAGGTGAGCGAGGAGAGGTGAACAGGGAGTCG GGTTCCCCGGGACCTCCTGGAGAGAATGGACCTCCTGGTCCGCCAGGAAAGAGG GGTCCTGCTGGAACAAGAGGAGCAGAAGGACGACAAGGAGAGAAAGGAACCAAA GGAGACCCCGGTGCCGTTGGACCTCCTGGAAAAACTGGACCTGTTGGTCCTCAGGGTCAACCAGGAAAACCAGGAACAGAAGGTCTGAGAGGTCTGCCAGGATCAGTG ggaGAGCAAGGAGctccaggagctgctggacaGAAAGGACCGCCTGGACCGATG GGACCTCCGGGTCTGCCTGGTCTGCGTGGAGAACCCGGAGCGAAGGGAGAGAAGGGCCACCAGGGTCTCATTGGTCTGATTGGACCTCCAGGCGAGCAGGGAGAGAAGGGAGACCGAGGTCTGTCTGGGCCGCAGGGGTCCACTGGACCCAAAGGAGAGCCG GGTATGGCTGGAGGCACCGGACCTCTCGGCCCAGCTGGTCCTCCTGGTCTTCCT gGACCCCAAGGTGTCAAAGGAGCAAAGGGTGCAACA GGAGGATCTGGTCCAAAAGGAGAAAAGGGCGTACAGGGACCTCCTGGAGAGCCT GGTCCACCAGGCGACGTCATTCAGCCGATCCCCATCCAGAGGAGTCCCAAGTCCAAACGCTCCATTGATGCCAGTCAGCTGCTGCCGGAGTTCGACCCGGAGATGCCGGCGTCGGACACGGCCGGCGCAGAGTTCCTGATGGGCAGCGAGGGCATGGAGGAGATCTTCGGCTCTCTGAATTCACTGCGGCAGGAGATCGATATGATGCGCTTCCCTGTGGGCACACAGGACAGCCCGGCCCGCACCTGCCAGGACCTCCACCTCAGCCAGCCAGAACTCAAGGATG GAGAATACTGGATTGATCCCAACCAGGGCTGCTCCAGAGATTCCTTCAAGGTCTTCTGTAATTTCACTAGTGGAGAAACGTGTCTGCACCCCAGAAAAGGCATCGACACG GTAAAGATGAACAcctggaccagagagactccaGGCTCTTGGTACAGTCAGTTTGCATCTGGCAGTAAG TTCTCCTACGTGGACTCCAACGGCGCGCCCATAGCTGTGGTCCAGCTGGGCTTCCTGCGTCTCCTGAGCGTCCAGGCCCGTCAGAACCTAACATACCACTGCCACCGCTCAGTGGCCTGGGCCGACCGAAGTGCCAAGAACAACCACAAGAGGGCGCTGCACTTCAGAGGCGCCAACGACGAGGAGCTGAGCTACGAGAACAACCCTTACATCAAAGCGTTGATCGACGGCTGCTCT TATCGTAAAGGCTTTGACAGGACAGTCCTGGAGATCAACACGCCGCAGCTGGAGCATCTCCCTCTGCTGGACATCAAGGTGACAGACTTTGGGGAGAGCAACCAGCAGTTTGGCTTTGAACTGGGACCTGTCTGTTTCCAGGgctaa